Proteins encoded within one genomic window of Granulicella pectinivorans:
- a CDS encoding tyrosinase family protein, translating to MAIAAVSLSFKQVLQLLEDVSHGDASAFAGLSLWTMTRQEFLNSTLGGLPLVSVAVKKSCCSSTPGGAVASALVLGLKGEFPFDQSQYPRLPWGKSAMKAEEIALIEAWIADGAPEDAPIGQEYVVGRGDWSADQVRVRVEPSAYADAGAAYAEYQGATNEYKYQNGELRQRMNIDCMSEDQIERLRYAFGELYALNDWPDDARNYNNVALIHQNHCQHGWERFLPWHRVYLYELEQVIQDICPDVTLPYWDFTMPQYVPARPAEGEIIPPALKAFLRKESLPFLADHGIPVDGLEPLVGERFARQTDFFDAVGGAIGAQYTTGVARERFIDALLAANPLWYPLRYPGQFKGQTINKQIHYHYPTADDMAQILSLRSFRDFGGGSSYDDAFGFLDQNPHNTMHIWTGGMNPQAKEDAGDTKDRNKSVRVAGRRFHKKSDLYSQPALGDMFSNLTASYDPIFWCIHVNIDRIWHEWQELNPSGLPADLDSVLTPWSYTIHDTLEMRRFGYEYVKSTCLLPVGAASPVARFVSKPLEIAPTVRGSFRSAEVRLHRVPQLPRSGFVRVFLNLPDANANTPIDHANYAGYLAIFGHGDCIGGPGHCAVPQRSRYDLRPRSHNAPRNHRVNVTACARRLFDAGASSIAITLVVIGADYEEDRELLRMDGVSLNFLD from the coding sequence ATGGCAATTGCGGCAGTAAGTCTTTCTTTCAAGCAGGTTCTACAGCTTCTTGAAGATGTGAGTCATGGGGATGCTTCGGCGTTTGCCGGACTTAGCCTGTGGACGATGACGCGACAGGAGTTCCTGAATAGCACCTTAGGTGGACTTCCTCTGGTGAGTGTAGCCGTGAAGAAGAGTTGTTGCTCCAGCACGCCTGGGGGAGCGGTAGCTTCCGCGCTGGTGCTTGGATTGAAGGGAGAATTTCCGTTCGATCAGTCCCAGTATCCCAGGCTGCCGTGGGGTAAGAGTGCGATGAAGGCGGAGGAGATCGCACTGATCGAGGCGTGGATCGCCGATGGCGCTCCGGAAGACGCACCGATCGGGCAGGAGTATGTCGTTGGGCGCGGCGACTGGAGTGCTGATCAGGTTCGTGTGCGGGTAGAACCTTCCGCCTATGCGGACGCTGGCGCTGCCTACGCGGAGTACCAGGGCGCGACAAACGAATACAAGTATCAAAATGGCGAGCTGCGGCAGAGGATGAACATCGACTGCATGTCGGAGGATCAGATTGAGCGCCTGCGCTATGCCTTTGGAGAACTCTACGCGCTGAATGACTGGCCGGACGATGCGCGCAACTATAACAATGTCGCGCTGATTCACCAGAACCACTGTCAGCATGGATGGGAGCGGTTTTTGCCGTGGCATCGCGTCTACCTGTATGAGCTGGAGCAGGTGATTCAAGATATCTGTCCCGATGTGACACTGCCGTACTGGGACTTCACGATGCCACAGTATGTGCCGGCCAGGCCTGCTGAAGGAGAGATCATTCCGCCGGCGCTGAAGGCGTTTCTGCGTAAGGAGTCTCTGCCGTTTCTTGCGGATCATGGCATCCCGGTAGATGGACTCGAGCCGTTGGTGGGTGAGCGTTTCGCACGGCAGACTGACTTCTTCGATGCGGTGGGCGGCGCAATTGGAGCGCAGTACACGACGGGTGTGGCGCGGGAGCGCTTTATCGACGCGCTGCTGGCGGCCAATCCTTTGTGGTACCCGCTGCGGTATCCGGGGCAGTTCAAAGGGCAGACGATCAACAAGCAGATTCACTACCACTACCCTACGGCCGATGACATGGCGCAGATTCTGAGCCTGCGCAGCTTCCGCGACTTCGGTGGTGGAAGCAGCTATGACGATGCGTTCGGCTTCCTGGACCAGAATCCGCACAATACGATGCACATCTGGACTGGAGGGATGAACCCGCAGGCCAAGGAAGATGCGGGTGACACGAAGGATCGCAACAAGAGCGTGCGGGTTGCGGGAAGGCGGTTTCACAAGAAATCGGATCTCTATAGCCAGCCGGCGCTGGGAGACATGTTCAGCAACCTGACTGCTTCGTACGATCCCATCTTCTGGTGCATTCATGTGAACATCGACCGCATCTGGCATGAGTGGCAGGAGTTGAACCCGAGCGGACTTCCTGCGGATCTCGACTCGGTATTGACGCCCTGGAGCTACACCATCCACGACACGCTGGAGATGCGGCGCTTCGGCTACGAGTACGTGAAGAGCACATGCCTGTTGCCGGTTGGGGCGGCGTCGCCTGTCGCGCGGTTTGTGTCAAAGCCACTGGAGATTGCGCCTACGGTGCGCGGCTCGTTCCGTTCCGCGGAGGTGCGGCTGCATCGCGTACCGCAGTTGCCGCGATCGGGATTTGTGCGGGTGTTTCTGAACCTTCCCGATGCGAATGCGAACACGCCGATCGATCATGCGAACTATGCGGGGTACCTGGCGATCTTCGGACATGGGGACTGCATTGGTGGCCCCGGACACTGTGCGGTGCCGCAGCGGAGCAGGTATGACCTTCGACCGCGTAGCCACAACGCCCCGCGCAACCATCGCGTGAACGTGACGGCGTGTGCCCGCCGGTTGTTTGACGCAGGTGCGTCTTCGATCGCGATCACCCTGGTGGTGATTGGAGCGGACTACGAGGAAGATCGCGAGTTGCTGCGAATGGATGGCGTTTCGCTGAACTTCCTCGACTAA